Proteins encoded by one window of Phytohabitans houttuyneae:
- a CDS encoding outer membrane protein assembly factor BamB family protein, producing MVIDLGLDREPPAARLRDWGRRPGQWRPVTLALVIALLLAVTGSGPAPAPSLTLTGGMALDRRTDFVVLGDRLYVSVASAERTGPPTEHRWLLSAYELPSGRPLWTAPYESSVEQFVDVQRADGLVLVTGLVGGEGITTPTTAVDADTGRVLWTLPTRVAVADDGRTGVIGGVLRPDEPSGPTVRAVDLSTGRDLWKSTLAAPTTIRPVPGGRAVTVTSGDGGGQVEIRDVRSGRVLVSRAVLPPGVSPNLSVTVGDSLLLSYQDAEGSRGIAAYDTGTLELRWRRALSEDDARRLSPCGALVCTPNAFGVEAIDPATGALVWHTDDADAVFDVGGVLVADAQPAGLAAVDPATGRTLFDLGGLETILTSRTEHGLVSVGRTIGDDRSWLSIARPHTAAPRPLGVVPYRVWDCVAGEQSVVCRVPDDRLSVWTYR from the coding sequence ATGGTGATCGATCTCGGGCTGGATCGGGAGCCGCCGGCCGCGCGGTTGCGTGACTGGGGGCGGCGGCCCGGGCAGTGGCGCCCGGTCACGCTCGCCCTCGTCATCGCGTTGCTGCTCGCCGTGACCGGCTCCGGGCCCGCGCCGGCGCCAAGCCTCACGCTCACCGGCGGCATGGCGCTCGACCGGCGCACCGACTTCGTGGTGCTCGGCGACCGGCTGTACGTGTCGGTGGCCAGCGCCGAGCGCACCGGTCCACCGACCGAGCACCGCTGGCTGCTGTCCGCGTACGAGCTGCCCAGTGGACGTCCACTGTGGACCGCTCCGTACGAGTCGAGCGTCGAGCAGTTCGTCGACGTGCAGCGGGCCGACGGGCTCGTGCTGGTCACCGGCCTCGTCGGCGGCGAAGGAATCACCACGCCGACCACCGCCGTCGACGCGGACACCGGCCGGGTGCTCTGGACGCTGCCCACGCGCGTCGCGGTCGCCGACGACGGGCGCACCGGCGTGATCGGCGGCGTGCTGCGCCCGGACGAGCCGTCCGGCCCGACCGTGCGTGCGGTGGACCTGTCCACCGGACGGGACCTGTGGAAGTCCACCCTTGCCGCGCCGACCACCATCCGGCCGGTACCCGGTGGGCGGGCTGTGACCGTGACCAGCGGCGACGGTGGCGGCCAGGTCGAGATCCGCGACGTCCGTTCCGGCCGGGTGCTGGTCTCCCGGGCGGTGCTGCCGCCCGGCGTGAGCCCCAACCTCTCGGTGACCGTTGGCGACTCGCTGTTGCTGAGCTACCAGGACGCGGAGGGCAGCCGGGGAATCGCCGCGTACGACACCGGCACGCTGGAGCTGCGCTGGCGCCGGGCGCTCAGCGAGGACGACGCGCGCCGTCTCAGCCCCTGCGGCGCTCTGGTCTGCACGCCCAACGCGTTCGGCGTGGAGGCCATCGACCCGGCCACCGGCGCGCTCGTGTGGCACACCGACGACGCGGACGCGGTGTTCGACGTGGGCGGTGTGCTCGTGGCGGACGCGCAGCCGGCCGGCCTGGCGGCGGTCGACCCGGCCACCGGCCGTACCCTCTTCGACCTCGGCGGGCTGGAGACGATCCTGACCTCGCGCACCGAGCACGGGCTCGTCTCGGTGGGTCGCACGATCGGCGACGACCGGAGCTGGCTGTCGATCGCGCGACCGCACACGGCAGCGCCGCGGCCGCTCGGTGTGGTGCCATATCGGGTATGGGACTGCGTCGCGGGCGAGCAGAGCGTCGTGTGCCGCGTGCCGGACGACAGGCTGAGCGTCTGGACGTACCGCTGA
- a CDS encoding ABC transporter ATP-binding protein: protein MVGIRLEGVTKKFRGGVVAVRGVDLTVEPGEFMVLVGPSGCGKSTLLRMIAGLEEVSEGKVFIGDKDVTEELPQQRDVAMVFQSYALYPRMSVRRNMAFGLRMRRTPKADRERRVGEVAGVLGLEHLLDRRPGALSGGQRQRVAMGRAIVREPQAFLMDEPLSNLDAKLRVSMRAQLSLLHQRLGTTTVYVTHDQVEAMTLGRRVAVLRDGLLQQCDTPQTLFHKPVNLFVAAFIGSPSMNFVRATVAGGAVTFGDARIPIQRDLGERPVILGVRPTGLTPANGNGWPTIEVRPDIVEELGDERFVIFDLDAPRVDTEATRAAVDAQTADDALLLPEDRARFTVRLSADQPVSVGEPLTLAINPERLYFFDPDSGAAL, encoded by the coding sequence ATGGTCGGGATCAGGTTGGAAGGCGTCACCAAGAAGTTCCGGGGTGGCGTCGTGGCGGTGCGGGGCGTCGACCTGACCGTCGAGCCGGGCGAGTTCATGGTGCTGGTCGGTCCCTCCGGCTGCGGCAAGTCCACGCTGCTGCGCATGATCGCCGGCCTCGAGGAGGTCTCCGAGGGCAAGGTCTTCATCGGTGACAAGGACGTGACCGAGGAGCTTCCGCAGCAGCGCGACGTGGCGATGGTGTTCCAGAGCTACGCGCTCTACCCGCGGATGTCGGTGCGCCGGAACATGGCGTTCGGGCTGCGCATGCGCCGCACGCCCAAGGCGGACCGGGAGCGGCGGGTCGGCGAGGTCGCCGGCGTGCTCGGCCTGGAGCACCTGCTCGACCGCCGCCCGGGAGCGCTCTCCGGTGGGCAGCGGCAGCGGGTCGCGATGGGGCGCGCGATCGTACGCGAACCGCAGGCCTTCCTCATGGACGAGCCACTGTCCAATCTGGACGCCAAGCTGCGGGTCAGCATGCGCGCCCAGCTCTCGCTGCTGCACCAGCGCCTGGGCACCACGACGGTGTACGTGACGCACGACCAGGTCGAGGCGATGACGCTCGGCCGCCGGGTGGCGGTGCTCCGCGATGGCCTTCTCCAGCAGTGCGACACCCCGCAGACGCTCTTCCACAAGCCGGTCAACCTGTTCGTTGCCGCGTTCATCGGTTCGCCGTCGATGAACTTCGTCCGCGCGACCGTCGCCGGCGGCGCGGTCACGTTCGGTGACGCGCGCATCCCGATCCAGCGGGACCTGGGGGAGCGGCCGGTCATCCTCGGCGTGCGCCCCACCGGCCTCACGCCGGCAAACGGCAACGGCTGGCCGACCATCGAGGTGCGGCCGGATATCGTCGAGGAGCTCGGCGACGAACGCTTCGTGATCTTCGATCTGGACGCGCCGCGGGTGGACACCGAGGCGACCCGGGCCGCGGTGGACGCGCAGACCGCCGACGACGCGCTACTCCTTCCGGAGGACCGGGCAAGATTCACCGTACGCCTCTCGGCTGACCAGCCAGTCAGTGTCGGCGAGCCTCTGACCTTGGCAATCAACCCCGAAAGGCTGTACTTCTTCGACCCGGACTCCGGAGCGGCCCTGTGA
- a CDS encoding carbohydrate ABC transporter permease has protein sequence MRTLAKTTRYLALFLLACFFLMPVYALLVTALKDPASVSVVRMWELPASFSMENFRIVWPDLREGFVNSLLLAVPASLISAMLGAANGFVLSKWRFPGADFVFPLILFGMFIPYQAILIPMYRTMQSANLVGGLDGLIIVHVIYGLPITTLIFRSYFTGLSDEVIEAAKVDGAGMLRTFFFVALPIAPPAFAVALIWQFTSAWNDFLFGVLLTSREFWPITVALNNIAGGQTVPFNQAMASALLASVPTLLVYILLGRFFMRGLMAGALKG, from the coding sequence GTGAGGACACTCGCGAAGACCACCCGCTACCTGGCCCTGTTTCTGCTCGCCTGCTTCTTCCTCATGCCGGTGTACGCGCTGCTGGTCACCGCCCTCAAAGATCCCGCCTCGGTCAGCGTGGTGCGGATGTGGGAGCTGCCCGCCTCGTTCTCGATGGAAAACTTCCGGATCGTGTGGCCGGACCTGCGGGAGGGCTTTGTCAACAGCCTGCTGCTGGCGGTACCGGCGAGCCTCATCTCGGCGATGCTCGGCGCGGCCAACGGTTTCGTGCTCTCCAAGTGGCGCTTTCCCGGCGCCGACTTCGTTTTTCCGCTGATCCTGTTCGGCATGTTCATCCCGTACCAGGCGATCCTGATCCCGATGTACCGCACGATGCAGAGCGCCAACCTTGTCGGCGGCCTGGACGGGCTCATCATCGTGCACGTCATCTACGGCCTGCCGATCACCACGCTCATCTTCCGCAGCTACTTCACAGGCCTCTCCGACGAGGTCATCGAGGCGGCCAAGGTGGACGGTGCCGGGATGCTGCGCACGTTCTTCTTCGTGGCGCTGCCGATCGCGCCGCCGGCCTTCGCGGTGGCGCTGATCTGGCAGTTCACCTCGGCGTGGAACGACTTCCTCTTCGGCGTCCTGCTGACCAGCCGCGAGTTCTGGCCGATCACCGTGGCGCTCAACAACATCGCGGGCGGGCAGACGGTGCCGTTCAACCAGGCGATGGCGAGCGCGCTGCTGGCCAGCGTGCCGACGCTGCTCGTGTACATCCTGCTGGGCCGGTTCTTCATGCGCGGCCTGATGGCCGGCGCGCTGAAAGGGTAG